One region of Azoarcus sp. CIB genomic DNA includes:
- a CDS encoding glycoside hydrolase family 2 TIM barrel-domain containing protein: MTRLRNNYRRPSPPLLMLYRLVACALALSCFAALPVRAGAAPEQWQGAAFAGDPAALEKLATAGAKVVRVYGESDAWVLDAAQRLGLRVVMGLSVAYPRDADALRAQEQQIRRFVERHRKHPALLAWGVGNEVETGTADPLPAWREINRLAGIIKTIDPAHPTLMVVVDGGIERLKLLAACCAHIDLLGINAYAGAAYTLPQRVRDAGITKPVVIGELGPLGQWQAGTKPWGAPVEPTSSEKAVFFRDVLAFLRTQPQIAGTFPFLWGAKQEQTETWHGLLLADGSLTAMSDALTLAWGKPVAEPAPAIRGIGIAADAFAPGQEVSAGVDAASFDGSPLRTEWKVLAEATDLRGGSGIETPPARIAVSVLHADAASVRFLAPQQPGAYRLFITIRDHKGKAATANLPFLVR, from the coding sequence ATGACACGCCTCCGCAACAACTACCGCCGGCCCTCGCCGCCCCTTTTGATGCTTTACCGCCTGGTCGCCTGCGCGCTCGCGCTGTCGTGTTTCGCCGCACTGCCGGTCCGCGCAGGAGCGGCGCCGGAGCAATGGCAGGGCGCGGCGTTCGCCGGCGACCCGGCGGCCTTGGAGAAGCTCGCCACGGCCGGCGCCAAGGTCGTCCGTGTCTATGGCGAATCCGACGCGTGGGTGCTCGACGCGGCGCAACGCCTCGGCCTGCGGGTGGTGATGGGCCTGTCGGTCGCCTATCCGCGCGATGCCGACGCGCTGCGCGCCCAGGAGCAGCAGATCCGCCGCTTCGTCGAACGTCACCGCAAGCACCCGGCGCTGCTTGCGTGGGGCGTCGGCAACGAGGTCGAAACCGGCACAGCCGACCCCTTGCCGGCGTGGCGCGAGATCAACCGCCTCGCGGGCATCATCAAGACCATCGACCCTGCGCACCCGACCCTGATGGTCGTCGTCGATGGCGGCATCGAACGCCTGAAGCTGCTCGCCGCCTGCTGCGCCCACATCGACCTGCTGGGCATCAACGCCTATGCGGGGGCGGCTTATACCCTGCCGCAGCGCGTGCGCGACGCCGGCATCACGAAACCGGTCGTTATCGGCGAACTCGGGCCGCTGGGCCAGTGGCAGGCCGGGACGAAGCCGTGGGGCGCGCCGGTCGAGCCGACCAGCAGCGAGAAGGCCGTCTTCTTTCGCGACGTGCTCGCCTTCCTGCGCACGCAGCCGCAGATCGCCGGCACGTTTCCCTTCCTGTGGGGGGCCAAGCAGGAGCAGACGGAGACCTGGCACGGCCTGCTGCTCGCGGACGGCAGCCTCACCGCGATGAGCGACGCGCTGACGCTGGCGTGGGGCAAGCCGGTCGCGGAGCCTGCGCCGGCAATCCGCGGCATCGGCATCGCGGCGGACGCGTTCGCGCCGGGTCAGGAAGTTTCGGCCGGCGTGGATGCGGCGTCTTTCGATGGATCGCCGCTGCGCACCGAGTGGAAAGTGCTGGCCGAAGCGACCGACCTGCGCGGGGGCAGCGGTATCGAAACGCCCCCGGCTCGCATTGCGGTATCCGTGCTGCACGCCGACGCGGCCAGCGTGCGCTTCCTCGCCCCGCAGCAGCCGGGCGCCTATCGCCTCTTCATCACGATTCGCGACCACAAGGGCAAGGCGGCGACCGCGAACCTGCCCTTCCTCGTGCGCTGA
- a CDS encoding retention module-containing protein codes for MAQAIAVVVAVTGRAFARDVKGNLRPLKAGDTLQEGEVVITMSGGHVELAMADGAPMEIASDQTVTLTADVSATTRPGREDAQVSQDTVDQVIQALEQGGNLDDLEAPAAGLAGGGGGEGSSFVRLLRISEGVNPLEFEYGQETTNRVLAEEATLPAEDPAIPRVAIDIVDSQLTDADASSLVTFTFTTAPVGFAIEDVVAVGGTVSNLQPTDDPRVYTATFTATDGFAGTASVSVSNGAYTDAAGTSGTGGSDSVPVDRSNPEVSLDIVIGQLNDTTNTSPVTFTFSEPPVGFTIDDVIVGGGVVTNLQPTNDPLVYTATFTANDGFTGTGTVSVADGTYTDEAGNPGTGDIDTVPVDTANPNLTLDIEIAELNDGEISSPVTFTFSEAPVGFTIEDVIVDGGTVTNLQPTDDPRVYTGTFTATDGYTGTGTVSVADGAYTDDQGNLGTGDVDTVPIDRTNPTLPVNIVDTQLNDADSSSVVTFTFSEVPVGFSIDDIVAVGGAVTNLQPTDNPLVFTATFTATDGFTGTASVSVADGTYTDIHGNIGTGGTDTVPVDTLNPTLAVDIVDAALNDSDSSSLVTFTFSAAPTGFSIDDIVTVGGTVTDLQPTSDPLVFTATFTATDGFSGTAGVSVTDGAYTDAQGNVGAGGSDTVPVDRSNPTLAVDIVDAALNDGDSSSLVTFTFSEAPVGFTAGDIIAIGGAVTDLQPTADPLVFTATFTATDGFSGTASVSVADNLYTDAAGNQGTGGSDAVPVDRSNPTLAVDIVDAALNDSDASSVVTFTFSEAPVGFSETDIVAVGGTVTGLTATADPKVFTATFTATDGFSGTAGVSVADGAYTDAQGNVGAGGSDTVPVDRSNPTLAVDIVDAALNDSDASSLVTFTFSEAPVGFTADDIVAIGGAVTDLQPTADPLVFTATFTATDGFSGTASVSVADNLYADAAGNLGTGGNDTVPVDRSNPTLAVDIVDAALNDGDSSSLVTFTFSEAPVGFSATDIVAVGGTVTGLTATADPKVFTATFTATDGFAGTASVSVADNLYTDAAGNQGTGGSDTVPVDRSNPTLAVDIVDASLNDSDTSSLVTFTFSEAPVGFSETDIVAVGGTVTDLQPTADPLVFTALFTATDGFSGSASVSVADNLYTDAAGNQGTGGSDTVPVDTLNPSLIVDIVDPALNDADNTSEVTFTFSTAPVGFEDGDIVAVGGAVTGLTATADPKVFTATFTATDGFAGTASVSVADGAYTDAQGNVGSGGSDTVPVDTLNPTLAVDIVDASLNDSDTSSVVTFTFSEAPVGFAETDIVAVGGTVTGLTATADPKVFTATFTATDGFAGTASVSVADNLYTDAAGNQGAGGSDTVPVDRSNPTLAVDIVDASLNDADTSSVVTFTFSEAPVGFSETDIVAVGGTVTGLTATADPKVFTATFTATDGFSGTASVSVADNLYTDAAGNQGAGGSDTVPVDRSNPTLAVDIVDASLNDADASSVVTFTFSEAPVGFAATDIVAVGGTVTGLTATADPKVFTATFTATDGFSGTASVSVADNLYTDAAGNQGSGGSDTVPVDRSNPTLAVNIVDASLNDSDTSSVVTFTFSEAPVGFAETDIVAVGGTVTGLTATADPKVFTATFTATDGFAGTASVSVADNLYTDAAGNQGSGGSDTVPVDRSNPTLAVDIVDASLNDADTSSVVTFTFSEAPVGFAETDIVAVGGTVTGLTATADPKVFTATFTATDGFAGTASVSVADNLYTDAAGNQGTGGSDTVPVDRSNPTLAVDIVDAALNDGDSSSVVTFTFSEAPVGFTAADIVAVGGTVTGLTATADPKVFTATFTATDGFSGTASVSVADNLYTDAAGNQGTGGSDTVPVDRSNPTLAVDIVDASLNDADTSSVVTFTFSEAPVGFAETDIVAVGGAVTGLTATADPKVFTATFTATDGFSGTASVSVADNLYTDAAGNQGTGGSDTVPVDRSNPTLAVDIVDAGLNDIDTDSLVTFTFSEAPVGFAATDIVAVGGTVTGLTATANPLVYTATFTADAGFTGTASVSVANNLYTDTAGNLGSGGSDTVPVTLPPIIYDGSDWQVQNNNIQPKGNGSITFTAGASIHFDFHVKDGDAALAFDAASKFYLKTGMTATIDKIFNDTNETVFRITLTNTTAAQLSIGNSEQLGLVWSNVTNVANDVSLINSDEYVLLNNDGSSIKVATTSFADSTTVSEGQDFIWLSSSKTGQEFVKSPISTGEGGQTVAASGGDDIIYGNPGTNTAGPTNDTLSGGAGNDLIDGRAGHDVIDGGTGDDNLLGGYGNDTLTGGDGNDKLWGDAGNDTLSGGAGSDTLTGGLGADTFKWSLADAGTSPVPIDTIKDFNAAAYGSGGDRLDLKDLLEGSSATNESLGNYLDFAYNSTTKATTISVHSGGTGTPIDQVIVLENVDLVTGFADDAAIITDLMTKGKLITD; via the coding sequence ATGGCACAAGCGATTGCGGTAGTCGTGGCGGTCACGGGCAGGGCATTTGCGCGCGATGTGAAAGGCAACCTGCGTCCGCTCAAGGCGGGTGACACGCTGCAGGAAGGCGAAGTCGTCATCACGATGTCTGGTGGCCACGTCGAATTGGCGATGGCGGACGGTGCGCCGATGGAGATCGCGTCGGACCAGACCGTGACGCTGACCGCGGATGTGTCCGCGACGACCCGTCCCGGCCGCGAGGACGCCCAAGTCTCTCAGGATACCGTCGACCAGGTGATCCAGGCCCTTGAACAGGGCGGCAACCTCGACGACCTCGAAGCCCCTGCGGCCGGCCTGGCCGGCGGCGGTGGTGGCGAAGGCAGCAGCTTCGTGCGCCTGCTGCGGATCTCGGAGGGGGTGAATCCGCTCGAGTTCGAGTACGGACAGGAAACGACGAACCGCGTGCTGGCGGAGGAAGCGACCCTGCCTGCAGAAGATCCCGCGATCCCGCGCGTGGCAATCGACATCGTCGACAGCCAGCTGACCGACGCCGATGCGAGTTCGCTCGTGACCTTCACGTTCACGACTGCCCCCGTGGGCTTTGCGATCGAGGATGTCGTCGCCGTCGGCGGCACGGTCAGCAACCTGCAACCGACCGACGATCCGCGCGTCTACACGGCCACCTTCACCGCGACCGACGGCTTTGCGGGCACAGCCAGCGTGAGCGTGTCGAACGGCGCATATACGGACGCAGCGGGCACTTCCGGCACCGGGGGTAGCGACAGCGTGCCTGTCGATCGCAGCAACCCCGAGGTGTCGCTCGACATCGTGATCGGCCAGCTCAACGACACGACCAACACGTCCCCGGTTACCTTCACATTCAGCGAACCTCCAGTAGGCTTCACGATCGATGACGTGATCGTCGGCGGCGGCGTGGTAACGAACCTCCAGCCGACGAACGACCCGCTGGTCTACACCGCCACCTTCACCGCGAATGACGGCTTCACCGGCACAGGCACCGTGAGCGTCGCCGACGGGACCTATACGGACGAGGCTGGCAATCCTGGCACGGGCGACATCGATACCGTTCCCGTCGATACCGCGAACCCCAACCTCACGCTCGACATCGAGATCGCCGAACTCAACGATGGCGAGATCAGCTCGCCCGTCACCTTCACCTTCAGCGAAGCCCCGGTCGGATTCACCATCGAGGACGTCATCGTCGATGGCGGCACGGTCACCAACCTGCAGCCCACTGACGACCCGCGCGTCTACACCGGCACCTTTACGGCGACTGACGGCTATACGGGCACTGGAACGGTCAGCGTGGCCGACGGCGCTTACACTGACGACCAGGGGAACCTTGGCACGGGCGACGTCGACACGGTGCCGATCGACAGGACGAACCCCACGCTTCCCGTCAACATCGTCGACACCCAGCTCAACGACGCGGACAGCAGCTCGGTGGTGACGTTCACCTTCAGCGAGGTACCGGTCGGCTTCTCGATCGACGACATCGTCGCCGTTGGCGGCGCCGTCACCAACCTGCAGCCCACTGACAACCCGCTGGTGTTCACTGCGACCTTCACCGCGACCGACGGCTTCACCGGCACTGCCAGCGTCAGCGTCGCCGACGGCACGTATACGGACATTCACGGAAATATTGGCACGGGTGGCACCGACACCGTGCCGGTCGACACGCTCAATCCTACTCTCGCTGTCGACATCGTCGATGCTGCGCTCAACGACAGCGACTCGAGCTCGCTCGTAACCTTCACTTTCAGCGCGGCACCGACCGGCTTCTCGATCGACGACATCGTCACCGTCGGCGGCACCGTCACCGACCTGCAGCCTACGAGCGATCCGCTGGTGTTCACTGCCACCTTCACCGCGACCGACGGCTTCTCCGGCACCGCCGGAGTGAGCGTCACGGATGGCGCCTATACCGACGCCCAAGGCAACGTCGGCGCCGGCGGCAGCGACACCGTCCCGGTCGATCGCTCCAACCCGACCCTCGCGGTCGATATCGTCGATGCTGCGCTCAATGACGGCGACAGCAGCTCGCTCGTGACCTTCACCTTCAGCGAAGCGCCGGTCGGATTCACCGCCGGCGACATCATCGCCATTGGCGGCGCCGTCACCGACCTGCAGCCCACCGCCGATCCGCTCGTGTTCACTGCGACCTTCACGGCGACCGACGGCTTCTCCGGCACCGCCAGCGTCAGCGTCGCCGACAACCTCTACACCGATGCGGCCGGCAACCAGGGTACCGGCGGCAGCGACGCTGTCCCGGTCGATCGCTCCAACCCGACCCTCGCCGTCGATATTGTCGATGCCGCGCTCAATGACAGCGACGCCAGCTCGGTGGTGACCTTCACCTTCAGCGAAGCGCCGGTCGGCTTCTCCGAGACGGATATCGTCGCCGTTGGCGGCACCGTGACCGGACTCACCGCCACCGCCGATCCGAAGGTCTTCACCGCCACATTCACCGCGACCGACGGCTTCTCCGGCACCGCCGGGGTGAGCGTCGCGGATGGCGCCTATACCGACGCCCAAGGCAACGTCGGCGCCGGCGGCAGCGACACCGTCCCAGTCGATCGCTCCAACCCGACCCTCGCCGTCGATATCGTCGATGCCGCGCTCAACGACAGCGACGCCAGCTCGCTCGTGACCTTCACGTTCAGCGAGGCACCGGTCGGCTTCACCGCCGACGACATCGTCGCCATCGGCGGTGCCGTCACCGACCTGCAGCCCACGGCCGATCCGCTGGTGTTCACCGCCACCTTCACCGCAACCGACGGCTTCTCCGGCACCGCCAGCGTCAGCGTCGCCGACAACCTCTACGCCGATGCGGCCGGCAACCTCGGCACCGGCGGCAACGACACCGTCCCGGTCGATCGCTCCAACCCGACCCTCGCGGTCGATATCGTCGATGCTGCGCTCAATGACGGCGACAGCAGCTCGCTCGTGACCTTCACCTTCAGCGAGGCGCCGGTCGGCTTCTCCGCGACCGACATCGTCGCCGTCGGCGGCACCGTAACGGGGCTCACCGCCACCGCCGATCCGAAGGTGTTCACCGCCACCTTCACCGCGACCGACGGCTTCGCCGGCACCGCCAGCGTCAGCGTCGCCGACAACCTGTACACGGATGCGGCCGGCAACCAGGGCACTGGCGGCAGCGACACCGTCCCGGTCGATCGCTCCAACCCGACCCTCGCCGTCGATATCGTCGACGCGTCGCTCAACGACAGCGACACCAGCTCGCTCGTGACCTTCACCTTCAGCGAGGCGCCGGTCGGCTTCTCCGAGACCGACATCGTCGCCGTCGGCGGTACCGTCACCGACCTGCAGCCCACAGCCGATCCGCTGGTGTTCACTGCGCTCTTCACCGCAACCGACGGTTTCTCCGGCTCCGCCAGCGTCAGCGTCGCCGACAATCTCTACACCGATGCGGCTGGCAACCAAGGCACCGGCGGCAGTGACACCGTTCCGGTCGACACGCTTAATCCGAGCCTCATCGTCGACATCGTCGACCCCGCTCTTAACGACGCCGACAATACTTCTGAGGTGACCTTCACCTTCAGCACCGCCCCTGTCGGCTTTGAAGACGGCGATATCGTCGCCGTCGGTGGCGCCGTGACGGGGCTCACCGCCACTGCCGATCCGAAGGTCTTCACCGCGACCTTTACGGCAACCGACGGTTTCGCCGGCACCGCCAGCGTCAGCGTCGCGGATGGCGCCTACACGGACGCTCAGGGCAACGTCGGCTCCGGCGGCAGCGACACCGTGCCGGTCGACACGCTCAACCCGACCCTCGCCGTCGATATCGTCGACGCGTCGCTCAACGACAGCGACACCAGCTCGGTGGTGACCTTCACCTTCAGCGAGGCGCCGGTCGGCTTCGCCGAGACGGACATCGTCGCCGTTGGCGGCACCGTGACGGGGCTCACCGCCACCGCCGATCCGAAGGTCTTCACCGCCACCTTCACCGCGACCGACGGCTTCGCCGGCACCGCCAGCGTCAGCGTCGCCGACAACCTCTACACCGATGCGGCCGGCAACCAAGGCGCCGGCGGCAGCGACACCGTCCCGGTCGATCGCTCCAACCCGACCCTCGCCGTCGATATCGTCGACGCGTCGCTCAATGACGCCGACACCAGCTCGGTGGTGACCTTCACCTTCAGCGAAGCGCCGGTCGGCTTCTCCGAGACGGACATCGTCGCCGTCGGCGGAACCGTGACCGGCCTCACCGCCACCGCCGATCCGAAGGTGTTCACTGCCACCTTCACCGCGACCGACGGCTTCTCCGGCACCGCCAGCGTCAGCGTCGCCGACAACCTCTACACCGATGCGGCCGGCAACCAAGGCGCCGGCGGCAGCGACACCGTCCCGGTCGATCGCTCCAACCCGACCCTCGCCGTCGATATCGTCGACGCGTCGCTCAATGACGCCGACGCCAGCTCGGTGGTGACCTTCACCTTCAGCGAAGCGCCGGTCGGATTCGCGGCTACCGACATCGTTGCCGTCGGCGGCACGGTGACGGGGCTCACCGCCACCGCCGACCCGAAGGTCTTCACCGCCACCTTCACCGCAACCGACGGCTTCTCCGGTACCGCCAGCGTCAGCGTCGCCGACAACCTCTACACCGACGCGGCCGGCAACCAGGGCTCCGGCGGCAGCGACACCGTCCCGGTCGATCGCTCCAACCCGACCCTCGCCGTCAATATCGTCGACGCGTCGCTCAACGACAGCGACACCAGCTCGGTGGTGACCTTCACCTTCAGCGAAGCGCCGGTCGGCTTCGCCGAGACGGACATCGTCGCCGTCGGCGGCACCGTGACGGGCCTCACCGCCACCGCCGACCCGAAGGTGTTCACCGCCACCTTCACCGCGACCGACGGCTTCGCCGGTACCGCCAGCGTCAGCGTCGCCGACAACCTCTACACCGATGCGGCCGGCAACCAGGGCTCCGGCGGCAGCGACACGGTCCCGGTCGATCGCTCCAACCCGACCCTCGCCGTCGATATCGTCGACGCGTCGCTCAACGACGCCGACACCAGCTCGGTGGTGACCTTCACCTTCAGCGAAGCGCCGGTCGGCTTCGCCGAGACGGACATCGTCGCCGTTGGCGGCACCGTGACGGGGCTCACCGCCACCGCCGATCCGAAGGTCTTCACCGCCACCTTCACCGCGACCGACGGCTTCGCCGGCACCGCCAGCGTCAGCGTCGCCGACAACCTCTACACCGACGCGGCCGGCAACCAGGGCACCGGCGGCAGCGACACCGTCCCGGTCGATCGCTCCAATCCGACCCTCGCCGTCGACATCGTCGACGCCGCGCTCAATGACGGCGACAGCAGCTCGGTGGTGACCTTCACCTTCAGCGAGGCGCCGGTCGGATTTACCGCGGCCGACATCGTCGCCGTTGGCGGCACCGTGACGGGGCTCACCGCCACCGCCGACCCGAAGGTCTTCACCGCCACCTTCACCGCAACCGACGGCTTCTCCGGTACCGCCAGCGTCAGCGTCGCCGACAACCTCTACACCGACGCGGCCGGCAACCAGGGCACCGGCGGCAGCGACACCGTGCCGGTCGATCGCTCCAACCCGACCCTCGCCGTCGATATCGTCGACGCGTCGCTCAACGACGCCGACACCAGCTCGGTGGTGACCTTCACCTTCAGCGAAGCGCCGGTCGGCTTCGCCGAAACGGACATCGTCGCCGTCGGCGGTGCCGTGACGGGGCTCACCGCCACCGCCGACCCGAAGGTGTTCACCGCCACCTTCACCGCGACCGACGGCTTCTCCGGTACCGCCAGCGTCAGCGTCGCCGACAACCTCTACACCGACGCGGCCGGCAACCAGGGCACCGGCGGCAGCGACACCGTCCCGGTCGATCGCTCCAACCCGACCCTCGCCGTCGATATCGTCGATGCGGGGCTCAACGATATCGACACCGACTCGCTCGTCACCTTCACCTTCAGCGAGGCGCCGGTCGGATTCGCGGCTACCGACATCGTTGCCGTCGGCGGCACCGTAACCGGCCTCACCGCCACTGCGAATCCGCTGGTCTACACCGCCACCTTCACTGCAGATGCGGGATTTACCGGCACCGCGAGCGTGAGCGTCGCCAACAACCTCTACACCGACACCGCAGGCAATCTCGGCAGCGGCGGCAGCGATACGGTACCGGTCACCCTCCCGCCGATCATCTATGACGGCTCTGACTGGCAGGTGCAGAACAACAACATCCAGCCGAAGGGCAACGGCAGCATCACCTTCACGGCCGGAGCCTCGATCCACTTTGACTTCCACGTCAAGGATGGCGATGCAGCACTCGCATTCGACGCCGCGAGCAAGTTCTATCTGAAGACCGGTATGACGGCGACTATCGACAAGATCTTCAACGATACGAACGAAACAGTGTTCCGCATCACGCTGACGAACACGACCGCCGCGCAGCTCTCGATCGGCAACAGCGAGCAACTGGGCCTCGTTTGGAGCAACGTCACCAATGTCGCCAACGACGTCTCGTTGATCAACTCCGACGAGTACGTGCTCCTCAACAACGACGGCTCGTCGATCAAGGTCGCCACGACCTCGTTCGCTGACAGCACCACCGTCAGCGAAGGCCAGGACTTTATCTGGCTGTCGAGCAGCAAGACCGGTCAGGAGTTCGTAAAGAGCCCGATTTCCACCGGCGAAGGCGGTCAGACGGTCGCGGCCAGTGGCGGTGACGACATCATCTATGGCAACCCCGGCACGAACACCGCCGGGCCGACCAACGACACGCTCTCGGGCGGCGCCGGCAACGACCTGATCGATGGTCGTGCGGGCCACGACGTCATCGACGGCGGCACGGGTGACGACAACCTCCTCGGCGGATACGGCAATGACACGCTCACGGGCGGCGACGGAAACGACAAGCTATGGGGCGACGCAGGCAACGACACGCTTTCGGGCGGAGCCGGCAGCGACACCCTGACGGGCGGCCTCGGTGCCGACACCTTCAAGTGGTCCCTCGCCGACGCCGGTACCTCCCCGGTGCCCATCGACACGATCAAGGACTTCAACGCGGCGGCCTACGGCTCCGGTGGCGATCGCCTCGATCTGAAGGACCTGCTGGAAGGTTCGTCCGCGACCAATGAAAGCCTGGGGAACTACCTCGACTTCGCCTACAACAGCACCACCAAGGCGACGACGATCTCGGTGCACTCTGGCGGCACCGGAACGCCGATCGATCAGGTCATCGTGCTTGAAAACGTCGATCTGGTCACGGGTTTCGCAGACGACGCGGCGATCATCACCGACCTCATGACCAAGGGCAAACTCATCACCGACTGA
- a CDS encoding U32 family peptidase encodes MSHAFALELLAPARNLESGIAAIEHGADAVYIGGPSFGARASAGNSMADIAALAAHAHRYSARVLLALNTILRDDELEDARKVIVQAYEAGVDALIVQDMGLLELDLPPIQLHASTQCDIRTPAKARFLQDVGFSQIVLARELDLGQIRAIAEATDRERCALEFFIHGALCVSYSGQCTISHAFTGRSANRGECAQMCRLPWSLKDADGTPVADRRHLLSLKDNDQTANLEALIDAGIRSFKIEGRLKDLAYVKNVTAHYRQALDRIREARPELARSSAGRSTFSFTPRPDKTFNRGSTDYFVNGRHGDIESFESPKFVGAPVGRVLGVSGRFVTVEAAEPLANGDGLAWFNAAGELLGARVNRVDGDRLQLVDLPQGLVSGATLYRNVDHVFEKQLAGKSAERRVPVHLRLGDVADGLALTMTDETGISAMATLACDKAEARDPLRAQTTLRDNLAKLGGTMFVAAPDDVAIDTAQSWFVPVGQLNALRRAAVEALTATRAAAWQRPSRALPVDPPARYPDTSLNYLGNVFNARAREFYRKHGVELIADAFEANHEDGLVSLMITKHCLRYSFNLCPKQVKGIRPDPMTLWQERGEDGRVVREPLTLRFDCKKCEMHVVGRRVGGKGARPQLAD; translated from the coding sequence ATGTCGCACGCCTTCGCCCTCGAACTTCTCGCTCCCGCCCGCAACCTCGAATCCGGCATTGCCGCGATCGAGCACGGCGCCGACGCCGTGTATATAGGCGGGCCGTCGTTCGGCGCGCGCGCGTCGGCCGGCAACAGCATGGCGGACATCGCGGCGCTCGCCGCGCACGCGCATCGTTATTCCGCGCGCGTGCTGCTCGCCCTCAACACCATCCTGCGCGACGACGAACTGGAAGACGCGCGTAAGGTGATCGTCCAGGCGTACGAGGCCGGCGTCGATGCGCTGATCGTGCAGGACATGGGCCTGCTGGAGCTGGACCTGCCGCCGATCCAGCTGCACGCGAGCACGCAGTGCGACATCCGCACGCCGGCGAAGGCGCGCTTCCTGCAGGATGTGGGCTTCTCTCAGATCGTGCTGGCACGAGAGCTCGACCTGGGGCAGATCCGCGCGATCGCCGAGGCGACCGACCGCGAGCGCTGCGCGCTGGAGTTCTTCATCCACGGCGCGCTGTGCGTCAGCTACTCGGGCCAATGCACGATCAGCCACGCCTTTACCGGGCGCAGCGCGAACCGCGGCGAATGCGCGCAGATGTGCCGCCTGCCGTGGTCGCTGAAGGACGCCGACGGCACGCCGGTCGCCGATCGCCGGCACCTGCTGTCGCTGAAGGACAACGACCAGACGGCGAACCTCGAGGCGCTGATCGACGCCGGTATCCGCTCGTTCAAGATCGAGGGCCGGCTGAAGGATCTGGCCTACGTGAAGAACGTGACGGCGCATTACCGCCAGGCGCTCGACCGTATCCGCGAGGCGCGGCCGGAGCTCGCACGCAGTTCGGCGGGCCGCTCGACCTTCTCCTTCACGCCTCGTCCGGACAAGACCTTCAACCGCGGCAGCACCGACTACTTCGTGAATGGCCGCCACGGCGACATCGAATCGTTCGAGTCGCCCAAGTTCGTCGGTGCGCCGGTCGGCCGCGTGCTGGGCGTGAGCGGGCGCTTCGTTACCGTCGAGGCGGCCGAGCCGCTCGCCAACGGCGACGGCCTGGCGTGGTTCAACGCCGCGGGCGAGTTGCTGGGCGCGCGCGTCAATCGCGTCGACGGCGACCGGCTCCAGCTCGTCGACCTGCCGCAGGGGCTCGTGAGCGGCGCGACCTTGTACCGCAACGTCGATCATGTGTTCGAGAAGCAGCTCGCCGGCAAGTCGGCCGAGCGTCGCGTACCGGTGCACCTGCGCCTTGGCGATGTGGCGGACGGGCTGGCGCTCACGATGACCGACGAAACCGGCATCTCCGCGATGGCCACGCTCGCCTGCGACAAGGCCGAGGCGCGCGATCCGCTGCGCGCACAGACGACGCTGCGCGACAACCTCGCGAAACTCGGCGGCACGATGTTCGTCGCGGCGCCGGACGATGTGGCGATCGACACGGCGCAGTCCTGGTTCGTGCCGGTCGGGCAGCTTAACGCGCTGCGCCGTGCCGCGGTCGAGGCGCTCACGGCCACGCGAGCAGCGGCCTGGCAGCGCCCGTCGCGTGCGCTCCCGGTCGATCCGCCCGCGCGCTACCCGGACACCTCGCTGAACTACCTCGGCAACGTCTTCAACGCCCGCGCGCGCGAGTTCTACCGCAAGCACGGCGTCGAGCTGATCGCCGACGCCTTCGAGGCGAACCACGAGGACGGGCTCGTGTCGCTGATGATCACCAAGCACTGCCTGCGCTATAGCTTCAATTTGTGCCCGAAGCAGGTGAAGGGCATCCGCCCCGACCCGATGACGCTGTGGCAGGAGCGCGGCGAGGACGGGCGCGTCGTGCGCGAGCCGCTGACGCTGCGCTTCGACTGCAAGAAGTGCGAAATGCACGTGGTCGGCCGGCGCGTCGGCGGCAAGGGCGCTCGGCCGCAGCTTGCGGACTGA